One genomic segment of Clostridium saccharoperbutylacetonicum N1-4(HMT) includes these proteins:
- a CDS encoding 3D domain-containing protein produces the protein MTRLEKYVCATYICLAVALGGVLGYFKFAVYDISKASAMQKDENENVSEAKENEINVPTGFVPIKAELTAYCNCAICSEQWGSQTAMQTHTRVGVVATPKEISLGSKLFIPDLKKFKEDCLFDVEDRGGAVKIKSDGTYIIDVWLPTHEQVKEFGRKKTIVYLLK, from the coding sequence TTGACAAGGTTAGAGAAATACGTGTGTGCTACATATATATGTTTAGCAGTTGCTTTAGGTGGAGTACTAGGATATTTTAAATTTGCAGTATATGATATCTCTAAGGCATCAGCAATGCAGAAGGATGAGAATGAGAACGTTAGTGAAGCCAAAGAAAATGAAATAAATGTACCAACTGGATTTGTTCCAATAAAAGCAGAATTGACAGCTTATTGTAATTGTGCTATATGTTCTGAGCAGTGGGGGTCTCAGACTGCAATGCAGACACATACAAGAGTAGGTGTTGTTGCTACACCTAAGGAAATATCTTTAGGAAGCAAATTATTTATTCCAGATTTAAAGAAATTTAAGGAGGATTGCTTATTTGATGTTGAGGATAGAGGTGGTGCAGTTAAAATAAAAAGTGATGGTACATATATTATAGATGTGTGGCTACCTACGCATGAGCAAGTCAAGGAATTTGGACGTAAGAAGACTATTGTATATTTAT